From the Deltaproteobacteria bacterium genome, the window GCGATAAGAAACGCTAACGACGGAATTTCGCTAATCTCTATCGCAGATGGTGCGCTAAGAGAAATCGGCGACGTATTGACGCGAATGGCAGAACTTGCAGAGCAATCCGCTAACGGTACACTTTCAGTGGTCCAGCGTTCCGCACTTGCAAGCGAGTTTTTAGCGTTAGGGTCAGAAGTTCAAAGAATAGCCGTAACCACAACCTTTAACGGTATCGAGTTATTGAGCGGAGGAGCGCAGGTGCTTCTGCAGATAGGACTAGACGAGCGAGCTACCTCGCGAATCGGCTTTTCCGGAGTTGACGGAACTTTGGCCGCATTGGGGCTAGCCACATCTGGAGGTGAGGCATTAGCCTATTCGATTAATGCGGGGACTACAGCAGCAGCACAGACTGCCGCACAAAGTGCACTAAGTGCCGTAAAAGTTGCCATTAGCTCACTTACGAGCAACCGA encodes:
- a CDS encoding flagellin FliC, with translation MALTINTNIASINAQRRLGNSTDSLQRSYQKLSSGLRIVRASDDAAGLAIADSLRADQRIAGVAIRNANDGISLISIADGALREIGDVLTRMAELAEQSANGTLSVVQRSALASEFLALGSEVQRIAVTTTFNGIELLSGGAQVLLQIGLDERATSRIGFSGVDGTLAALGLATSGGEALAYSINAGTTAAAQTAAQSALSAVKVAISSLTSNRGTLGATESRLNVTINNLQVARENFASAESQIRDVDVAGEAAELTRLNILQQAGAAVLAQANQQPALALTLLG